The Triticum aestivum cultivar Chinese Spring chromosome 5A, IWGSC CS RefSeq v2.1, whole genome shotgun sequence genomic sequence CTAGTACACAATGAAATAAAGAAATAACAAATGCTATAAGGAGCTTGGAATTTTTTTTATGGAACCTTCTGAGAAATGAACAAACCAAAGCCCAGATGAATTCTTCAATGTTCAGTATAAAGGAGCTAGGACATTGTGAAGGAATTAGCATATGGAAGCTGGCGTTCTGCTCATTACCTTGATGGCAAAAAGGTCTCCTGTTACCCTTTTCTTTGCAAGAAATACACGCCCAAATGCACCACGACTGATTGGCTTTATAATTTCGAAGTCCTCAATTGAGGTACGGTCCTTAAATTTCCCATTTAGCTGGCTTGTTCTTGAGCTTACACTATTCTCCAAAGGACCATCTTCATCTATTGGACCTAAAGATTCGGTGCTCATATCATCTATTTGTCCGCATAATTGCATAAATTTCTCCCTGAGAGCTCACAATGTTAATAAGAGAGTCAGGGTAATATTTCAGGTATCCAACTAGAGTCACAGAAGTGCAGTTATGACAATGATAAATGAATCAGAAGTATTAAGTGGCACAAAGATACATTGAAAACAATCAATATACTTACTGTAATAACTTGGCTATCCTTCTTCCAAAAGTCTCCACAACAAGGGCATCCACATTTCTCGTGTCAATAACAGCATTCAGATCTTCAAGGTAAGAGCTCAAGTCCTCCAGTGAGTTGTACTCTGAACTTTTTATGCTCTCAATGCCTCTAGCGATAGTCAGTAAACTTTCGACCTGCCAAAGGGTAGTATATTGGAAGTTTGGGCCATCAAAGAAGCTTAGTTTATTATAGCCTCTAAATAAAATCAAACAAATAAAACTTGAACGAAGAGTAAAGAAGGATTAACAAACCTGCTGAAAATTCTCTAGTTCGACGAATGCCTTGTGTTTAGTCAGCTGTGATTCTTCGTGGTTAGTTCTTGGTGTCAATAATGGTGACTGCGAAAAGTTTCCTGATGCAGGTGTCAGTGCTCCCTGGCAATTTCATTGACATGATGTCAGCAATCAATTACGATCAAGTCAGAAGAACTTTAATTGTTTGAAACAAGAGAGGCAACTAACTTCTGAAAACAGTTCTGATGATGGCACTGTCAACAGATGAGACAAATCATTATCATGATCCATGGATCCATCGGATTCTTCTGTTAAACTCGATGTGCTAGCTCTTGTGTTCTCAGGATGATGAAATTCCGCATCATGTGGGCTCTTTGCGTCAAAGCAAGCAAGCACCCTCTCAAGCACCTCGGCAACCCTTTGTAGCCGCTTGTCAGTACTCACGCCCTTGGAATCACACCGATCAGCAAGCGTGCATGCTATGAAATGGCCTTCCGCACAAGACATCGGGATCTCAAAATCGCAGATTCTGCATATCATCCTTGGCTTTCCATCAACGATTATTTGTTGGGCCCCTGGGTACTCTGGTGAAATCTCGATCTTGACTGCCGAGTCCCCAAGAGAAGCCAGGCCGTCCGGATGAATGCTAGCTGCGTCAATCCTCTCAACAATCTCATCCATGTCGACCTTGTTCCTGGTTATTGCCTTCTTTGTTGGGGTGATCTTGTCCTCCTTTGCCTCCGCGTTCTTATGGCGAGCAGGAGACGGCAGCTTCTTCCAAGACGATATCTTGCCACTGCTGCCGCTGCCGGGAGAATCACCGGTATCTCCCAAGAAGTGCCGCCCCGCGAAGTCGAGGGTAAGGTGCTTGTGCTCCAGCATCCTCCTCCTTATGAGCCTCTCCTTAAGCTCGGTTAAGCTGGAGGTGCTCCTGCGGCCTAGGTCCGTCGAGCCACCGTTGGTGGACTGCAATGGGTAGAGGCCCAGGTCGCTGAGCTGGTGCAGGCCAAGCACGTGCTGGTGCTTGCCGTCAGCATCAACGCAGTAGCCGCTGAGCTCCTTGCGGAACTGCAGGAGCCGCGTGCAGCGGGTGAGGATGAAGAGGATGCGCGTGTGCGCCTGCTTGAGCGCCCCCCCTGCCGTGGTGAGCTCCTGGCGGCGGTCGTCGAGGGCCTGGACAATGCCCTCGCACTTGACCCAGAACTCCTCGGGGCTCATCTCGGCGCACTTCTGCGTGACGACGAGCAGGTCCTCGAGCGTGACGCGCCAGTACTGTTGGTCCTCCTCGTCGGCCGTGGCCCTCTCGAGGAGGCCAACGAGGTCCCCCGCGAAGACGCCGAGCTCGCAGTCCACCTCCTCCTTGAGCCTGATGAACTTGCTCTTGACGGCGCCGATGAACTCGTCTTCGCCACGCGGCCTGTTCCGCGCGGCCAGGTGATTCTGGTGCGCCGCCGCGCCCCCTGGGTTGAGCTCGTGCGAGAAGCTCTTGACGTCCGGCGCCCGCTTCCGCCGCCCGCTCGTCGCCCGCAGGATCGCCCGGAACCGTGGCGAGTCCATCTCCCTCCCTCCCGCCGCGCTCACCGCCGCCCTCCGCGCCTGTCCACCAACGCTGTCCTTCTGCACGCACCGGCGTCAGCCACGCATTACAGCAAACACAACGCCGGCATCACTCACACACCGACCAATCAACCATCCGGCGATCGATCGAGCCTTACCTCCATGATCTCACACCACCGCGCGCTCGTGGGGTCAAAGGGCCTCTGCGATCCGGGGAGGATCCTCCGTCGTCCTCGTCGCGCGCACGACCTCGCCCTCGCATTAAACTATGGCAGCAATGGATGGCGAACCGATCACCCGCCACGCGCGTGCGCGCTCTCTCATTTCGGAGGACGGCGAAAACCAGGACACGTGTCTTTTGGAGGAATTTATAAGTGCCGCGGGGCGCGGGGCCGCGCGTGGGCCGCGCCTAGCACCGAGCGGCGTAGCGGGCCTCTCGCCGCGAAAGCCGGGCGGAACGGAAACCCGGCCCGGGGCCCGGTTATAAAAGCCTCGCTCGCCGCATGCCGCAACTACCGCCGCCTCCTCGAGCGGTCGAGCCCCGGCCTCCCATCTCCGATCTCCGTCTCTCCCGTCCCGCAGCGACGTCGACGGCGGTAGCCACCACGGCCGCCCTCCGCTCCGTGCGAACATTCAAGGCGATGCTGTCGCAGCGGAGACTTTGACGACGGAGCAGGCGCCACCGCCACGAACCAACAGTGGCCGCGTGCGCGCGCGTATGTACACTTCTACCGTTCTACGTGAGCGTGGGCGATCGGTTCACGTCCGTTGACCGGAGGCTGGGGCGTAGGTGTACGCAATGGCGGCCAGGGTGCACCACCACCACTACCCCGTGCTGGTGTCGGCAGCGGCGTCGCCTGCTAGGTCGGAGGACATGCGGCTGAGGCGGTCGCGTCCGCCTGCCAAGGCGGAGGACAGGCGGCTGAGGCGGTCTCCGCCGGTGTCGGTGGAGAAGGCGCGGCGGCAGGGGCGGCCGTCGCGGGGcggggctgcggtggcggggacAGCGGCGGGGACGGCAGCTGGGTGCGCGGCCGTGTGCGCCTGCTTCCCGTTCGCCGTGATTGAGCTCGCCGTCCTAGCCACCGTGCGCGCCCCCGCCGCGATGTGCCGCCGCACCATCCGCGAGAGGCGCAACCGGCGACGCGAGGCCCGGGCCATGCGGAAGAAGGAGATGGAGGGCGTCATCCTCGGCGGGGACGCGTCGCCCAAGTCGGTGGCCGCGGCCCAGGCGAAGCACGCCGCGCTgaaggcggaggaggaagaggcggagcaGGGGTGGTGCCATTGGCCGGTcaagcccgcggcggcggcggtggctgcggccgaggagctcgccgaggcggagaaggaggtgtgGGAGCGCTTCTACGGCACCGGCGGCTTCGGGAGGAGCCCGTCGGAGCACGACGAAACGTGGTGATCGCTCGGCGCGCGCCTTCTCCGGCCGGCGGTCTCGTCGGCCTAGTCGGTTTCTTGGCCTTCCTCCCTCCCTTCTTGGGCGGAGAGACACCAAACTCCACTTCTTTAATTTTGCGATTAACGTAGCGTTAGTTGCAACTCTGTTCGTGTTTCTCTTCTCCCAAATTTTGTCTAATTGGGAGGAATGAAAAGAAACCATGCTGCTTGCTTAGGAAAAATTACATAAACACGGTGCATCGTTCCCAAATAAGTGTTCTCGTAAATTATTTTTCATACTTGATTGATCTTTACATATGTTAAGTACTACACATGATACATAAATAAAGGACGCCGATAAATGCCACACGTGTGCGCGTTAGGGGGGCTGCCCAtacattttgtgtggtgtataagaggaacagACCACAGACTCATGTGTGGGCAAAAAAGTAATGCCCACACACCTCTTTTTTTCTCTCCCGATCCCCCTcccacgcgtgcgtgtgggcgaaatagataacacCGTATGTCAGGCCTggtacctcgtggtcccgcacgcccgcGTGATATTCACcgctcgtccatgttcgtttaactgcggttgccatgtcgctgaacttcggttgccatgtcggacaactacagttgtcatggttgctcaactgcagttctCATGTATGGTCTaatctactgcagttgccatgattttcaaaactttaggagttgccacccactaaacactaggcagttgccaagTAGCACTACAAGAAGGCATGACAAAAAAATATGTTTggataaaagagagagttgccatgtgctcacaagcacgctagggcagttgccatgtaaaaaaaagagttgtcatctgcttacgtgcacgctacgacagttgccatgtaccatgcaaaaacacatggcaacttgggtaaaaagagttgccatctgcttacaagcaaagcTATGGCAGTTGTCATATACCTgcagaaacacatggcaactgccagCTTTGGGTGTGGGCTAGGAGACGGACGTGTGGGCGaagtgataaacgcccacacaccaaccCCCTCTGCGTGCGAGAAACTAGTGTGTGGGCGAATtactaaacgcccacacaccagccccccccccccccgtgtgatGAAAAAGGACGTGTGGGCGAACGGATGAATGCCCTCACACCAGCTTAGTCCTACGTGACACACAAAAACTGCTAGAACGCgccaagatccgtgcaaaattggttggacgaggatccatgcgtgtgggcgagttgccagacgcccacacgtgtgggcgttaacattttcgTAAATAAATGGATGCAACTGAAATGAAAACATAAAAATATGGACTTGGTTTCATATTTAAAAATGATGTTTTTTCAGAGGAATATTAAAATATGATGTTATAAAAACCATTTCTCTAGTGCAAACAATTGATAGCATTTGTTTTCATAGCTAAAAAAACCTTGCACGAATCTCA encodes the following:
- the LOC123102072 gene encoding probable serine/threonine protein kinase IRE isoform X1, which encodes MEKDSVGGQARRAAVSAAGGREMDSPRFRAILRATSGRRKRAPDVKSFSHELNPGGAAAHQNHLAARNRPRGEDEFIGAVKSKFIRLKEEVDCELGVFAGDLVGLLERATADEEDQQYWRVTLEDLLVVTQKCAEMSPEEFWVKCEGIVQALDDRRQELTTAGGALKQAHTRILFILTRCTRLLQFRKELSGYCVDADGKHQHVLGLHQLSDLGLYPLQSTNGGSTDLGRRSTSSLTELKERLIRRRMLEHKHLTLDFAGRHFLGDTGDSPGSGSSGKISSWKKLPSPARHKNAEAKEDKITPTKKAITRNKVDMDEIVERIDAASIHPDGLASLGDSAVKIEISPEYPGAQQIIVDGKPRMICRICDFEIPMSCAEGHFIACTLADRCDSKGVSTDKRLQRVAEVLERVLACFDAKSPHDAEFHHPENTRASTSSLTEESDGSMDHDNDLSHLLTVPSSELFSEGALTPASGNFSQSPLLTPRTNHEESQLTKHKAFVELENFQQVESLLTIARGIESIKSSEYNSLEDLSSYLEDLNAVIDTRNVDALVVETFGRRIAKLLQEKFMQLCGQIDDMSTESLGPIDEDGPLENSVSSRTSQLNGKFKDRTSIEDFEIIKPISRGAFGRVFLAKKRVTGDLFAIKVLKKADMIRKNAVESILAERDILISARNPFVVRFFYSFTCRENLYLVMEYLNGGDLYSLLRGLGCLGEDMARTYIAELVLALEYLHSLNVIHRDLKPDNLLISRDGHIKLTDFGLSKVGLINSTDDLSGPDVSSALVGDNQPTHAEQRAHKRQQRQKQTAVGTPDYLAPEILLGMSHGPTADWWSVGVILFEILVGIPPFNAEHPQIIFDNIMNREIPWPQVPQELSSEAYDLIDKLLIENPVQRLGATGAGEVKAHPFFKGINWDMIARQQAVFIPCTDDEYDTSYFACRHAWGAADEQVTTAPNEYDDRSETSSMSCGSSPRSCDYEEDGDECGSMEEFGPPLSVKYSFSNFSFKNISQLASMSYDLMTKHNEDPLQSSRS
- the LOC123102072 gene encoding probable serine/threonine protein kinase IRE isoform X2, whose amino-acid sequence is MEKDSVGGQARRAAVSAAGGREMDSPRFRAILRATSGRRKRAPDVKSFSHELNPGGAAAHQNHLAARNRPRGEDEFIGAVKSKFIRLKEEVDCELGVFAGDLVGLLERATADEEDQQYWRVTLEDLLVVTQKCAEMSPEEFWVKCEGIVQALDDRRQELTTAGGALKQAHTRILFILTRCTRLLQFRKELSGYCVDADGKHQHVLGLHQLSDLGLYPLQSTNGGSTDLGRRSTSSLTELKERLIRRRMLEHKHLTLDFAGRHFLGDTGDSPGSGSSGKISSWKKLPSPARHKNAEAKEDKITPTKKAITRNKVDMDEIVERIDAASIHPDGLASLGDSAVKIEISPEYPGAQQIIVDGKPRMICRICDFEIPMSCAEGHFIACTLADRCDSKGVSTDKRLQRVAEVLERVLACFDAKSPHDAEFHHPENTRASTSSLTEESDGSMDHDNDLSHLLTVPSSELFSEGALTPASGNFSQSPLLTPRTNHEESQLTKHKAFVELENFQQVESLLTIARGIESIKSSEYNSLEDLSSYLEDLNAVIDTRNVDALVVETFGRRIAKLLQEKFMQLCGQIDDMSTESLGPIDEDGPLENSVSSRTSQLNGKFKDRTSIEDFEIIKPISRGAFGRVFLAKKRVTGDLFAIKVLKKADMIRKNAVESILAERDILISARNPFVVRFFYSFTCRENLYLVMEYLNGGDLYSLLRGLGCLGEDMARTYIAELVLALEYLHSLNVIHRDLKPDNLLISRDGHIKLTDFGLSKVGLINSTDDLSGPDVSSALVGDNQPTHAEQRAHKRQQRQKQTAVGTPDYLAPEILLGMSHGPTADWWSVGVILFEILVGIPPFNAEHPQIIFDNIMNREIPWPQVPQELSSEAYDLIDKLLIENPVQRLGATGAGESR
- the LOC123102073 gene encoding uncharacterized protein — protein: MAARVHHHHYPVLVSAAASPARSEDMRLRRSRPPAKAEDRRLRRSPPVSVEKARRQGRPSRGGAAVAGTAAGTAAGCAAVCACFPFAVIELAVLATVRAPAAMCRRTIRERRNRRREARAMRKKEMEGVILGGDASPKSVAAAQAKHAALKAEEEEAEQGWCHWPVKPAAAAVAAAEELAEAEKEVWERFYGTGGFGRSPSEHDETW